From a region of the Listeria monocytogenes ATCC 19117 genome:
- a CDS encoding SIR2 family protein, translating to MVQYYTDKEFTDLTHTLAKAVKDFNLVVFVGAGTSLSQGYPNWNGYIEKLIHFWQFNIQHVAGGKVTVTNELLSQFDEILNSNTTPKRKIDLLHTLLQDILEEDFKEVKLNFEEYFFKDVVPDYIENSVLVEMIKLDPIFITSNYDFEIERHLKVSKQKGAFKPINNIREFVESNNKLRSGDVLHLHGTTQGNWDFFVNSSVDYSRQYLKESSDFNSLSKWFQERNPVVLFIGSSMEEEEILSLLPATTKNFALMKANSNETRSFRKIYNKTYQNNNNTTIFWYGDSYDDLPGKVSEIVKAIENELEIPQSIDDWNILHSVSTKDKIYKEILEKHIEDKRFLFDIFKAEDPNLEKKILKNTFSSHILLDKISDISSFWTMIDKNFETLDEEQVRSIISIFQKQSLSVYWKEIFKVFEKLKESEPIGQDDINKMRRNLSQEQEIIETAFSSDADLMGYWLIEQLQKETSNRSSIFYDDEILSINLKSEMIPLIVKLMTDETRYIYWSFKEIISDELIRIIYVSLLNDKMLLDNKSILDNCPDLLLESHPFQRILVSIDNEVGLNDSIKNKLITKIDFSNTTFGSELNLFSRKHKDEIEELGIEISRDYQDMIFGVESGFVHQKSFIDINQILSEDMDAILEILLPKQDELSSKREDFFSESTYQETSNFLLSLLNKNDEVSKKVKQIILEKGLLLYPIYDKLFVEILVNNTYCTELRNESLNIFLEKFSLKSFSWEEKKFFEALIDKEEFENLAFEKLLKVNVNELNYDYVFVDKTRPELLEVNDFINTELGRYLEILIKLNKKEYSRRSEIKNIISQVNSKPFKEFSQGALSLVNSSVDLEEITINTFQGYSYVVRGFQEKSLEKFKSVGQELLKKGLVNDLNKDNLFILSLSMINPREEEMEINWSEINFSRIFDIILQNELEFAFESQWIENIILKDEDGQYGVSILYSIKREQALIDKSKKLVNIFEKEISNYSGEIKVDLLPHAIKKQDNPQKKDLLIRFFFILLDNAKLAQSYFGSGMLADLMMHLNSSLQKKLAKHPKLSTILSPLEIENLKREIE from the coding sequence ATGGTTCAATATTATACAGATAAAGAATTTACAGACTTGACACATACACTTGCAAAGGCAGTAAAGGATTTTAATCTAGTTGTTTTCGTAGGAGCAGGAACTTCTTTATCACAAGGATATCCAAATTGGAATGGTTATATTGAGAAGCTAATTCATTTCTGGCAGTTCAATATTCAACATGTTGCTGGCGGGAAAGTTACAGTGACAAATGAGTTGCTTTCGCAATTTGATGAAATCTTGAATTCAAATACTACACCAAAAAGAAAAATTGATTTATTGCACACTTTGTTACAGGATATTTTGGAAGAAGACTTTAAAGAGGTAAAGCTTAATTTTGAAGAGTATTTTTTCAAAGATGTTGTACCAGATTACATAGAAAATAGTGTGTTAGTTGAAATGATAAAATTAGATCCAATCTTTATCACTTCGAATTATGATTTTGAAATTGAAAGACATTTGAAGGTTTCAAAACAAAAAGGAGCATTCAAACCAATAAATAATATTCGTGAGTTTGTAGAATCAAATAATAAGTTACGTTCAGGCGATGTTTTACATTTACATGGAACCACTCAGGGAAATTGGGATTTTTTTGTCAATTCATCAGTTGATTATTCTCGACAGTATTTAAAAGAGTCAAGCGACTTCAATAGTTTAAGTAAATGGTTTCAAGAAAGAAATCCAGTTGTTCTATTTATTGGAAGTAGTATGGAAGAAGAGGAAATTTTATCTCTACTTCCAGCCACTACTAAAAATTTCGCACTGATGAAAGCAAATTCAAATGAGACACGTAGTTTTAGAAAAATCTACAATAAGACATATCAAAATAACAATAATACAACTATTTTTTGGTACGGAGATAGCTATGATGATTTACCTGGAAAAGTATCTGAAATTGTAAAGGCTATCGAAAATGAATTAGAAATTCCACAAAGCATTGATGATTGGAATATACTCCATTCAGTATCTACTAAGGATAAAATATATAAGGAAATTCTTGAAAAGCATATAGAAGATAAGAGATTTTTATTTGATATTTTTAAAGCAGAAGATCCTAATTTAGAAAAAAAGATTTTAAAGAATACATTTAGCAGTCATATTTTATTAGATAAAATTAGTGATATTAGTAGTTTTTGGACAATGATTGATAAAAATTTTGAAACTTTAGATGAAGAACAAGTTCGATCGATTATTAGCATTTTCCAAAAGCAGAGCTTGAGCGTTTATTGGAAGGAAATCTTTAAAGTTTTTGAGAAATTAAAAGAATCAGAACCTATCGGACAAGATGATATAAATAAAATGAGAAGAAATCTTTCCCAAGAGCAAGAAATTATTGAAACAGCTTTCTCTAGTGATGCTGATTTAATGGGTTATTGGTTAATTGAACAACTTCAAAAGGAAACTTCAAATCGTAGTAGTATTTTTTATGATGATGAGATACTTTCAATTAATTTGAAATCTGAAATGATTCCATTAATTGTTAAACTAATGACGGATGAAACTAGATATATTTATTGGTCTTTTAAAGAAATTATCTCTGATGAGCTGATAAGAATTATATATGTATCTCTTCTGAATGACAAAATGTTGTTGGATAATAAGTCAATATTAGATAATTGTCCTGACTTATTACTAGAATCTCATCCTTTCCAAAGAATTTTAGTAAGTATTGATAATGAGGTTGGATTGAATGATTCTATTAAAAATAAGTTGATAACTAAAATTGATTTTTCCAATACTACCTTTGGAAGCGAGCTAAACCTTTTTTCAAGAAAACACAAAGATGAGATTGAAGAATTAGGGATAGAAATTTCAAGAGATTATCAAGATATGATTTTTGGAGTTGAGTCTGGTTTTGTACATCAGAAATCATTTATTGATATTAATCAGATTCTTAGTGAAGATATGGATGCTATTTTGGAAATTTTATTACCCAAACAAGATGAGCTTAGTTCAAAAAGAGAAGACTTTTTTTCTGAAAGCACATATCAAGAAACATCTAATTTTTTATTAAGCTTGTTGAATAAAAATGATGAAGTATCAAAAAAAGTAAAACAGATAATTCTTGAAAAAGGATTACTTTTGTATCCAATATATGACAAACTTTTCGTTGAGATTTTAGTAAATAATACCTATTGTACTGAATTAAGAAATGAATCTCTGAATATCTTCTTAGAGAAGTTCAGTTTGAAGAGTTTTAGTTGGGAAGAGAAGAAATTTTTCGAAGCATTAATTGATAAAGAAGAATTTGAGAACCTAGCTTTTGAAAAGCTACTAAAAGTAAATGTTAATGAGTTGAACTATGATTATGTTTTTGTAGATAAAACAAGACCAGAATTACTAGAAGTCAATGATTTTATTAACACGGAACTAGGAAGATATTTAGAGATACTAATAAAATTGAATAAAAAAGAGTACTCTAGGCGGAGTGAAATTAAAAATATTATATCTCAAGTAAATTCAAAACCATTTAAAGAATTTTCACAAGGTGCTTTATCATTAGTGAACAGTTCTGTAGACTTAGAAGAAATTACTATTAATACCTTCCAAGGCTATTCTTATGTTGTTCGTGGATTTCAAGAAAAAAGTTTGGAAAAATTTAAATCTGTAGGTCAAGAGTTATTAAAAAAAGGGCTTGTAAATGACTTGAATAAAGATAATCTATTTATTCTCTCTCTATCCATGATAAATCCGAGGGAGGAAGAAATGGAGATTAATTGGAGTGAAATTAATTTTTCAAGGATTTTTGATATCATTCTTCAAAATGAACTTGAGTTCGCTTTTGAGTCACAATGGATTGAAAATATAATTTTAAAGGATGAAGATGGACAATATGGGGTGAGTATCTTATATTCTATCAAAAGAGAGCAAGCTTTAATAGATAAGTCAAAAAAGCTTGTTAATATATTCGAAAAAGAAATTAGTAATTATAGTGGGGAAATAAAAGTTGATTTGTTACCGCATGCTATTAAAAAACAAGACAATCCACAAAAAAAGGATTTATTGATTAGATTCTTCTTTATATTACTAGATAATGCTAAACTTGCTCAGAGTTATTTTGGAAGTGGGATGTTAGCAGATTTAATGATGCACTTGAATTCTAGTTTACAGAAAAAACTTGCCAAACATCCTAAGTTATCGACTATTCTATCACCATTAGAAATTGAAAATTTGAAAAGAGAGATTGAATAA